The Deltaproteobacteria bacterium DNA window GCGGGGAATGCGTAACGCGTCGAACTTGCCGGCCGTAAGGGGACTGGCTGGCGCCCAAAATCGTATCGCTTGACGTCAGGGGATAAAAGTAATTACTGTAATCACTGCACCAATAGCTGGAGGAGGTGTCCAACGATGCGCGAGGGAACGGTCGCGAGAGGTGACAAGACGGTGAAGAGAGACGTCAAGCTGGTCTCGGTGGGCAATTCCAAGGGCATCCGCCTCCCGAAGGCGCTCTTGCAGAAGTACGGGTGGAGCGATTCCCTGGTCCTTGAAGAGGCGGAGGACGGAGTGCTTCTTTACAGCAAGGAAAAGAACAGCCTGTCCTGGAAAGAGACATACCGCGCCATGGCC harbors:
- a CDS encoding AbrB/MazE/SpoVT family DNA-binding domain-containing protein; translation: MREGTVARGDKTVKRDVKLVSVGNSKGIRLPKALLQKYGWSDSLVLEEAEDGVLLYSKEKNSLSWKETYRAMA